Within the Gadus chalcogrammus isolate NIFS_2021 chromosome 20, NIFS_Gcha_1.0, whole genome shotgun sequence genome, the region atatagatatcccGGTGAATGAAATGAGGAGGACCATGTTTGTTTTCCGCTTCTCTCCGTTCTATATCTATAGAGCTACACTCTGGTTGGCCCTTGCGGGTGCATACGTCCCAGCGAGGGCTGGGTGCTAAGTGTTGTGTGCATAGGCAGGTGGCCGGTACAAAGGTGGGGCCCCGAGGGGGCGGCCCCTGGAGCGTCGCTGCTATCCCAGCAGCACCCTCTGCAGGCGGTCCGCGGGCACGCTGATCTCGTCCTCGGACTCGGCGTCGCTCTGCGGGTTGGAGCTGCAGGGCGACGTGCACTCCGGGGAGCACAGGTAGTGCATCAAGGGCAGCCGGTACTTCCCGCAGAAGTCCACGAACTTGATGTGGCGCACGCACGAGTCAAAGTACACGCCTGCAACagaaggagggcgggggggggggttgtaaaaCCCGGCGACCCGGTGAGAGGCTGGCAGGAAGTGCAGGGTAAACAACGCCGGGAAAGGAGGGCGAGACACAGAGGAATGGTTTAGCCCGCCAGAATGGTTTAGACCGCCAGGAGTCAGCAttaagggaggagacaggagccAGCAAAAAACATAGGAAATATGATCCTGAATGCGTTTCTGCTTTTCTATGGAGAGCGAGTTCCCCCAGATCTCCACTAAGGCTATGAAAGTCCAaatccccttcacctccacctaccTACAAATACAGATCaaggctgcaggtggaggacgaCTTGCGTTTATTTCTCTCTGCACTTCAGCCCCGCATCGAACAACTCTGCGCATCAAAAGCGAGGCCTCAGTGTTCCCACTGATATGGACGATTAAATTGAAAGTCAAAGTTGTGTTGTCTTGAATGCATAAATTGGTTGGGCCATAGGGTTGATGCTGCTCGCAGCGCAAATGATGTGAATTTGGCCCTGGTTAAGACGGCTTCCTGTAGCAGGCCAGTCCGACTAGGAAACCTTTATCATGTGATGTTGTTTTATGATCGGTGCTGTATTGGATCAGGTTATGTTTGATACAGGATGTTGTTTCATTGTGTCACACACCCTGTCGTGTTGTGAGACGAACCAGGTCAAATTAGGTCAACAGAAAGGAATGGGTTAACCATTGGGAGAAATGGTTCGGCTTCGTTCAGGAGCTAcagcaggttggctggtaaccagatgtttgctagttcaatccctcgctcctcctagctgagtgtcgaggtgtccctgagcaagacgcctcaccctgactgctcctgacgagccggctgtcgccttgcatggtcgactccgccgtcggcgggtgaatgtgtgtattcaCCCCTGTGAGTCGCTTTGGGTTAAAATGTCTTAATGCCCAACATTtaaatttagggcatttagcagacgcgtTTATTTAAAGTGAATCAGAATAAGTCCATTTCtcataagaaagagaaacacaatatatctctgtctgtacagtaaggatgtttatagaacTAAGTGCCGAGCACTAACAACCACTAGgtcaacccattccccgtgcaCAACACAGATAGCGAGGATAAGACAAGATAAGAACTTTATTTCATCCCATACAAGGAAAATTCACTTGTGACAGCAGCCCACGGAATATAGAAAgatgcaataataaaaaaagggaCTGAGCTGTGGCAACAGGCCGCCCCTCCGGCGGCGCCATCACGAGGAGGTGAACCTGATGGCGCCGCGCTAAGGACTGTTGTGAAGTGtcgggacgtacaacatacaataaggcccaatcccatttctaccccttcccccttccccttaccccttcaaaacaagggggaggggtaaggggaaggggtaaggggaaggggtaaggggtagaaatgggattgggccttagtgtgtacattaagtgccagttAGTGCTAATGTGAAAAagatcaaaacaacaacaaggcctTCAGCAGCCTGGGTCGGCCCAGggcggggtcggggggggggtcagggggaggggggtcagggggggtcagggggaggggggtcagggCGGGGTTCAGggcgggggtcagggggggtcagagggagggggggtctcaCCGGCACACTTGGGGTTGGGGCACTTGCTGGCCAGGTCCAGGTAGTGCAGCAGGTTGGCGGGCAGGTCGCAGCGCGAGTACGGCACGTTGCGGCTCTTCACCGTGCGCCCCGCCAGCTCCAGCAGCGAGGGGGGGTCGTAGGTCATCTCCTTGACGAAGCGCACCACCAGCGGGTTGCCGCGGAGACTGAGCTCCTGCAGCCGCACCAGGCTGAGGATCTCGCGCGGCAGGTAGGTCAGTAGGTTGTTGTGCAGGCTGAGCGAGCGCAGGGAGTGGAGCCTGGGGGAACAGGTGAGCGTTTACAGCGCTGAACCAACCGGGGGCCCCTCACAGCGCTGAACCAACCGGGGGCCCCTCACAGCGCTGAACCAACCGGGGGGCCCTCACAGCGCTGAACCAACCGGGGGCCCCTCACAGCGCTGAACCAACCGGGGGGCCCTCACAGCGCTGAACCAACCAGGGGCCCCCACAGCGCTGAACCAACCGGGGGCCCTCACAGCGCTGAACCAACCTGGGGCCCCCACAGCGCTGAACCAACCAGGGGCCTCCACAGCGCTGAACCAACCGGGGGCCCTCCCAGAGCTGTACTAACCAGGGGCCCTTCTTTGTACCTGGTGAGCTGCGGCGGGACGCCCTGGATGCGGTTGTCGCACAGCCCCAGGTAGCTCAGGTAGGGCAGGTTGGCCAGCTCCGCCGGGATGGAGGTGATGAAGTTCCCCCCCAGATACAGGAGCTCCAGgctgcagggggagagagaccatcagggggagagagaccgactccgtcagggggagagagaccgtcagggggagagagaccgtcagggggagagagaccgacagggggagagagaccgactccgtcagggggagagagaccgtcagggggagagagaccgactccgtcagggggagggagaccgtcaggggggagagagaccgacagggggagagagaccgactccgtcagggggagagagaccgtcagggggagagagaccgactccgtcagggggagagagaccgtcaggggggagagagaccgacaggggggagagagaccgactccgtcagggggagagagaccgactccgtcagggggagagagaccgactccgtcagggggagagagcccgtcagggggagagagcccgtcagggggagagagaccgacagggGGAAGAGAGCAGGGAGGGCTCAGCGGCCGCAGCGCTGGCCTGTCCTGCTGCTGGGGAAACTGATGATGCAGCTACTGGGACAGAGGGGCTCATTTGTCCTTGGTGCCAgagcagccccccgccccccctaccccacctaaaccccccaccctcctcatgcaggcccc harbors:
- the lrrc58b gene encoding leucine-rich repeat-containing protein 58, which produces MEPLDAAGPEGPAGHGPGVLDYSRLQLSTLSAESLGEERRSDTVELYLHHNRLASLPLSVLLFSNLQLLDISNNGLSVLSEDITRLTKLKTFIAKNNRLDEASLPKEFGSMQLETLNFSGNRFEEIPLQCTKLRRLQSLSMGGNRLRSIPAEIEDLTSLELLYLGGNFITSIPAELANLPYLSYLGLCDNRIQGVPPQLTRLHSLRSLSLHNNLLTYLPREILSLVRLQELSLRGNPLVVRFVKEMTYDPPSLLELAGRTVKSRNVPYSRCDLPANLLHYLDLASKCPNPKCAGVYFDSCVRHIKFVDFCGKYRLPLMHYLCSPECTSPCSSNPQSDAESEDEISVPADRLQRVLLG